In Leptidea sinapis chromosome 18, ilLepSina1.1, whole genome shotgun sequence, a genomic segment contains:
- the LOC126969341 gene encoding uncharacterized protein LOC126969341 — METLSEWFKINFKIYKIFGLWPGERPHGAYKYYSIIFLFIAFVTFSSLWWINLIFIPRKIEVIVPDVVFIFTEIVMIIKALMIMFKRKDLVEALKMLDSKPFQGRDTASINIVVRYKRNYRLYWLIYTILAHIAYVLRMFIPLFSHVIYNTTLELPICSFSFLDVETLNRYFISFYFYQSIFIYSHMLLNLNTDTLIAGLILMAIVQVKVLQHELQSLRVDKKWIKMNKSFQDALQISKLRRTLEHYEEILKYCSVLQDILSVTMFFQFTIASGLICVILMCCLLLVILQFFSSINLY, encoded by the exons ATGGAAACTTTATCAGAAtggtttaaaataaactttaaaatctACAAGATATTCGGATTATGGCCAGGAGAAAGGCCACATGGcgcttataaatattattctattatatttttatttatcgctTTCGTTACTTTCAGTTCCTTGTGGTGGATTAACTTGATATTTATTCCAAGGAAAATAGAAGTTATAGTTCCTGATGTTGTTTTTATCTTTACGGAAATTGTCATGATTATCAAGGCTCTTATGATAATGTTTAAGCGCAAAGATCTTGTAGAAGCTCTCAAAATGTTAGACTCTAAACCCTTCCAGGGGAGAGATACTGCAAGTATTAACATAGTTGTCAGATATAAAAGAAACTACAGACTATATTGGTTAATCTATACTATTCTGGCACACATTGCGTATGTTTTGCGAATGTTTATACCGTTATTCTCTCACGTGATATATAATACGACCCTAGAGTTGCCGATATGTAGTTTTTCATTTCTAGATGTAGAGACTCTAAAtcgttattttatttcattttacttcTATCAGTCAATCTTTATATATTCGCATATGTTATTAAATCTTAATACAGACACATTGATAGCCGGCTTAATACTCATGGCAATTGTACAAGTGAAAGTTTTACAACACGAGTTACAGAGTTTAAGGGTTGATAAAAAATGGATCAAAATGAATAAGTCGTTCCAAGATGCTCTTCAGATATCAAAGTTGAGAAGAACGTTAGAACATTATGAAGAAATACTAAA ATATTGTTCCGTGCTCCAAGACATCCTAAGTGTTACTATGTTCTTTCAATTTACCATAGCCTCAGGACTTATTTGCGTCATATTAATGTGTTGTCTACTTTTGGTAATATTACAATTCTTTAGTAgcattaatttgtattag